One stretch of Chthoniobacterales bacterium DNA includes these proteins:
- a CDS encoding tetratricopeptide repeat protein: MKIRWGAVGLVQAALILLVASFALAQQRTPEVRRAQPVAEPPAPRAVPLDTPTSSSSVKPRRSPPEPNVAPKPATTEANPPSTEPASETDASDRRQLEYANGLFSRKLYDLAAPEYEKYLGQYPGAPGRASAYFYLAECYRALNRSSAARTSFQSVLDNYGESEFAGPASYGVAEILFNQKDYAGALPHFHRAAARSKEPALALSARYFEARCLENTDRKDEAQNLYQQVAEAKNPNPYRDDARLAAGSIALARGRKADAFRNYEALANETSKPALKAEATVRAGMVAIDLQQTEKGKTDKTMAEKALSLLQKGRSLPEAGKWRAIAEVGLLRLQYQAGQYDKVLAEYKRGQNEIPEEVRAEMMIIVGNSHRQLGHAKEADEIYRQIIAKYPDKEEAKDAQYQRLINFYNTNSTSLLSEIDAYLNSNPAPERADQAKLLKAEYFYKEQKFAEAAPLYAELRDSHLSPKLRAEAAYKLGWCYVQLKDGEHVIEAFDYFVGNFSDSPQMPSVLTQRALAHQANKNYDSAIGDLNTLLARYPAAKEREAALQQKALILGQQENAKGMSDAFRQLLKEFPKSSVAAQANYYIGKAAFEAKDYKGSLAPLDAARQLNKDQYYNLATLRIVSAYFYLKDRAALTKEVDGFLVGSPSARIPAEILEWLGLEYYNEKNYAAAEKYLNLLGQSESLGNVKPDFWFYLADAETKLKNVAQAEAAYEKYLQVATDPAAKAKTLLALGATKIAAHKPDDAQKIAEEIMRLQPEGRVNAEARLLAGDVQVERQNFDEAGKAFMGVALLYDDPAVTPRALQKAAFAYEKAGRKEEADRVAKQLREKYPDFAGG, encoded by the coding sequence GCCTGGTCCAGGCGGCGCTGATTTTGTTAGTGGCTTCGTTTGCGCTCGCGCAGCAACGAACGCCGGAAGTGCGCCGCGCCCAGCCAGTGGCAGAACCGCCCGCTCCCAGGGCTGTCCCGCTCGATACGCCGACTTCGTCATCGTCGGTCAAGCCTCGTCGGAGTCCGCCAGAACCGAACGTCGCTCCAAAGCCGGCTACTACCGAAGCGAATCCTCCTTCCACCGAACCGGCATCGGAAACCGACGCGTCGGACCGCCGGCAGCTGGAGTACGCCAACGGTCTTTTTTCTCGGAAGCTCTACGATCTGGCCGCGCCGGAGTACGAAAAGTACCTCGGCCAATATCCCGGCGCTCCGGGTCGGGCCAGCGCTTACTTCTATCTTGCGGAATGTTATCGCGCCCTCAATCGAAGCAGCGCGGCGCGAACCAGTTTCCAAAGCGTCCTGGATAATTACGGCGAAAGTGAGTTTGCCGGCCCGGCCTCGTATGGGGTCGCGGAAATTCTTTTCAACCAAAAGGATTATGCGGGAGCTCTTCCGCATTTCCATCGAGCGGCGGCGAGATCCAAGGAGCCTGCGCTGGCTTTATCGGCCCGCTATTTTGAGGCGCGCTGCCTGGAAAACACCGACCGGAAAGACGAAGCCCAGAATCTTTATCAGCAGGTCGCCGAAGCGAAAAATCCCAATCCTTATCGGGATGACGCGCGCCTCGCGGCGGGCAGCATCGCGCTGGCCCGCGGCCGAAAAGCGGACGCGTTCAGGAATTACGAAGCGCTCGCCAACGAAACGTCAAAGCCGGCTCTCAAGGCCGAAGCGACCGTCAGGGCCGGAATGGTGGCGATCGATCTCCAGCAGACGGAGAAGGGCAAGACCGACAAGACGATGGCCGAAAAGGCGCTCAGTTTGTTGCAGAAAGGGCGGTCGCTCCCGGAAGCCGGCAAATGGCGTGCGATCGCCGAAGTCGGGCTCCTGCGACTGCAATACCAGGCCGGTCAGTACGACAAGGTCTTGGCGGAATACAAACGCGGCCAGAACGAAATCCCCGAAGAAGTCAGAGCGGAAATGATGATCATCGTGGGGAACAGCCACCGCCAGCTCGGGCACGCGAAAGAAGCGGATGAGATTTATCGCCAGATCATCGCGAAATATCCGGACAAGGAAGAAGCGAAGGACGCGCAATACCAGCGCTTGATCAACTTCTACAACACGAATTCGACGTCGCTCCTTTCCGAAATCGACGCGTATCTCAATTCGAACCCTGCGCCGGAGCGAGCCGACCAGGCAAAGCTCCTGAAAGCCGAATACTTTTACAAGGAACAGAAGTTTGCCGAGGCCGCTCCGCTCTACGCCGAGCTGCGCGATTCCCATCTCTCGCCAAAGCTGCGGGCTGAGGCTGCCTACAAACTTGGCTGGTGTTATGTGCAGCTAAAGGACGGGGAGCACGTCATCGAGGCGTTCGACTATTTCGTGGGAAATTTTTCGGACAGCCCGCAGATGCCTTCCGTTCTAACCCAGCGCGCCCTGGCTCATCAGGCGAATAAGAACTACGACTCGGCGATCGGGGACTTGAACACGCTCCTGGCCCGGTATCCTGCTGCGAAGGAGCGGGAAGCAGCTCTCCAGCAAAAGGCCCTGATTCTCGGACAGCAGGAAAACGCGAAAGGAATGTCCGACGCGTTTCGCCAGCTGCTGAAAGAGTTCCCCAAGAGCTCGGTCGCGGCGCAGGCCAATTACTACATTGGGAAAGCCGCCTTCGAAGCGAAGGATTACAAAGGATCCTTGGCGCCGCTCGACGCCGCCCGGCAGCTGAACAAGGACCAGTATTACAATCTGGCCACGCTTCGAATTGTCTCCGCCTATTTTTATCTGAAAGATCGCGCGGCCCTGACGAAGGAAGTGGACGGGTTCCTGGTGGGCAGTCCAAGCGCCCGAATCCCGGCGGAAATTCTCGAATGGCTTGGGCTCGAGTACTACAACGAGAAGAATTACGCAGCGGCGGAGAAATATCTCAACCTTCTCGGTCAGAGCGAGTCCCTCGGAAATGTGAAACCGGATTTCTGGTTCTATCTCGCCGATGCGGAAACGAAGCTAAAGAATGTCGCCCAGGCGGAAGCCGCCTACGAAAAATATCTCCAGGTCGCGACCGATCCCGCGGCCAAGGCGAAGACCTTGCTGGCCCTGGGGGCCACCAAGATCGCCGCGCACAAGCCAGATGACGCCCAGAAAATCGCCGAGGAAATAATGAGATTGCAGCCGGAAGGGCGGGTGAATGCGGAAGCTCGTTTGCTGGCCGGCGACGTCCAGGTTGAGCGCCAGAATTTCGACGAAGCGGGCAAGGCCTTTATGGGAGTCGCCTTGCTTTACGACGATCCCGCGGTTACTCCGCGGGCCTTGCAAAAGGCCGCGTTTGCCTACGAAAAGGCGGGCCGGAAAGAAGAAGCCGATCGTGTGGCGAAACAACTGCGCGAAAAGTATCCCGATTTTGCCGGCGGTTAA